AGAACAACATTATTCTATGCAGCGGTCCTTGCAAATCCCTCTGACACAATGTTGTCACAGGTAgaatttattattataatttatttttttaggcACTTTCCCCTTCCCCCCTCCAGTGAATCCGAACCTTCTCCCTGGCTGATCCACTCTGCCTGCTTTGCATCAAGCCCCCCTCAGTCCCCATTACTGTTTCCACATCCCCGTGGAAAAAGGGTTACAAAATGGTGACAGTGTTTTGGGTCACTGCAGAAAAATCTCAccgtgtgcctgtgtgtgactgttttcCTGTTCCTCTCCACCCCTCAGCCTTTTAATGCCATTTAAGGGCAGCTTGAATGAAGGACAAAGGCACTTTCCAACTGGCTGTGAATACGTCAAGAACAGAGTGATCAAAGGCCAGACCACAGACCGAGGTGCCACTCACATACATACGAATGCACAGACTGTACATATTGGATTAATACACACTGAGGCACACatgcagtgcatgtgtgcacttaACACACACTTGAATCGGAGTGCATAAATCTCTGATAGCTGCCTgaggctttgttttgttttgtttgtttgtagagCTAAAATGATTAGTTGAAATTGGAATTAGTTGGAAATCagctgaaaattaaaaaagaatgtAATACAGCTTTAATCGTGTTAGTCATTTatcaaagcaaaatgtttgCTGAAACGGTGAAAACTCTCCTTTTTCATGTCACACTTTTTGTTTTGGACTGTCAGTCAGGCAAAACATGCTTTGTAAAAatgtcatcttgggctttgggaacTTCTGATGGgtatttttggccttttttaaaaataaattaaacaattaatcaacTGAAAGAAAAGATAATCATCAATGAAAATCATCATTAGTTGCTTCTCCATCTGTTTGTCAAACTCTACAAATGTTGCCTTGCAGCATTGCCTCATGTCTTTGCCATATTTAGAAAAGCAATTGGTGGAGGGTAGGACAGGCTGGTGTGGATGACTTTGGGAATGTGGATAGGGAATACAGTGGGAGGTGTAATTGGTGGGGGGATGGTGAACAAAAGGACCTTTTGACTCAGTAGTGTAGGTGCAGTGAAGGTTCCAGATCCATGGAGAGATCTTGGGTTGATGCCATTTGGAGAACATTTTGAAGGATCAGTCCTCAGATACTGTATTTCAGATACTGTGTTCTATCACTTATTATTTACATTCTGAACGTGTACTTCATGAGTCTGGTAATGTGCTTAGTCAGTTTACATAGCTGATTTTGTGAATCTTTAAATAGCAATGACAACCTGTCAGGAGCGATGATATCAAAACGAACACCATGAAGACAACCTATCTAATGTCTTCTCTGTGCTTATACCATTGAAATCACGGTGCAGTATATAaatcactcattttaaatgtgtcacAACTTGCTGTTATAAATGAAGCGTTGTGGTGCTCCAGATCAGATCCTCTAGACATGAGAGAACAAGTGGTTTTGGTGCAGACCCCctaaaaatcacatcatcatcctttgtctgtgttttcaatGCTGAAATGACCATATAATATATAATCCCagtatgaatgtttgtttttgggcAGTCGGTCACTGTATAATGTCCTCCTTTTTCTGGTTCTTGTTCTTCCTGCTCTGTCTTCGCTGCTTCCATGTGATCCTCGGCACAAAAGCAGGATCTGGACTTGGGAATGTCTGCTGGCAGACTCTTTCTGCACCCCCAACAGAAATGTACCTATTCATagagaagaacaaaacaacagcgcTTTGGCCAGCTGGTCCTGGCATGCCTGCCTGTATGAGTCCATTCTCAACTGGACCGTCCTTTTCCTATAAGCTGAAATAGCCTGAATATGCCTTCCTTTTTCTGCTTATTTCACTGCTGGTATTAGTTGATATTTCCAGAACTGCAACTGTGCATCTCTGTGCCTGTTCACACTCTGTCCTTAAAGGCGAACAAGCTTTATAACTATAGCCTTGAGCACATCCTGACtaactgtttcctgttttcacttGTGCTTCCTCCCCAGTGAAGTTAGCCAGAGGGGCTTCAGCTGCCCTGCACCACTGGAGCCTTCAATAATGTCGGGGCCAACACACCACAACTGGCCCCCTCGCTTCTGACCCAACATGGAGCTCAAGGTCTGGGTGGATGGAGTCCAGAGGGTCGTCTGCGGCGTCACAGAGGCAACCACCTGCCAAGAAGTGGTGATTGCTCTGGCTCAGGCCATAGGTAGATTATTTTCTACCATAAAACACACACCCGCGCTTTCATACACAATTCCATTTTTTGTGAATCCACGAATACATTTAAAAACCCTGGTACCTAGCTGTCAATAATAAGCTATATCTGTTGTCGTGAAGTGTGTGCTGGACATGTGAGGTGCTATTCTTCTGCTCTGTTGGTTGAGTTTCACCGCTGATATTAGACAAACATCCTGCTGTGTTGGATTCACAGGAAACATTAAATAACAATTTCCACATCAGTCTTGTTGGGAGCTGCTTCTGGATTGAAGTGCTGGTGAAATTCAGCCAATCCAATTAGTTAGAAAAGGGTGCAGACAATCCAGGCGGTTGACATAATTTAAACTGGTGATATTCAGGCAGATCGCAGCTCTTGTGTCTCACGGTAATACCCTGTGTGCTCCTGTGTGCATGGAGAAAAGCTGCCTCATGGTAGTTACAGGTTGATCTGACTGTGTAATGCTTCCATTTTTAAAGTCGTTTGTTCAAGACGGCAGACTGCTAATCTAAACACGTGTCTCTTCAATTCAATGCTTCACAGGTTCTGTGTTAGTTAAAACGCTTTTTACTTTAGTATTCTGATAAATCTGGACAGTTTTCTTCACACTATGACCGTCTGAAAGCGCTAAAACAGTTGAAGCCTTCTCATCAAGTGTATTTTTAAGCCTCCATCAGCCCACTGTCATCAGAGCAGAGGGCTCTCCAAAATGCCACATTGCCTTTTGTTACCTGAAAAGAAGTAAACAAGCTTCCTGCCCACATGTTGAGCTCCTGCTGAGATACAGTGGGTCATACATGGAGGCTTTATTGGTATCTTGGATCtaagcaccccccccccccttcccatATGGCTCCTTCAGGAACGGGGGCACTTGAACAGGCTGTATTGACATCACTTCCCACAAAGCGCAGGGTAGAAGGAGGGAAAGTCTGACTCATCCCTCAGTCTCCTGCCAAACTGAGAAAGCAGCACTTCGGAGCCCATtcctctgccttttcttctATTAAAACATACACACCACGCTGAGTGATCAGACATCAATGCTGATTAATACTTTGGCATTTTACAAGTGTTTCTGTCTACTAcaagttgtgttttctgtctaaACAGCATTAAGGAATTTATTTCTTGCAATCAAATTTAATGTGAAAGGGTTGCACAGAGTACCAAACCCAGCTGAGAAACCACCAACACTGCAGATCCGTGCAGCTCTGAGCCTCTTTTAGCTGATTGTTCAGTTTTCCAGCCTGCGATTTCTACTGTATGGGTGAGGCTTTCGTCTCACTCATAAAACCACTGTGAGCTCTTTTCAGAAACCACTCCCACACGAGCTGATTGAAATTGAACTTAAAGATCATTAGTTGGCCAGAAATGTGACTCTAACAGGATGATAATGTCGCGCTGTGTCTGCCAAATGTGTAAGAAGACAGTTGCTTGCTCACATGTTATCTCAGCAGTTTCGTAGTATGTCATGGCAGCATTTCTGTGAGTTGGTTTTTGAATCTTTCTACCCCTGAGTGTTCAaaaaaggaccagtgtgtaacaTTTAGGGGGATTTCCTGCCATAAATGGAAAGTAATATTTCTGAGTATGTTTTTATTAGTGTATAATCGCGTGAACATCAgaattgttgtatttttgttgcCTTAGAATGAGCTATTTGTATGCACActgggagcaggtcctcttccgCCATGCTgtactgccatgtttctacagtagcccagaatggacaaaccaaaccaaacaaatcAAGCTTCTCACTTCCTTAGCAGCCAGTGTaggggagggtgggggagggctgttttctttgttgtgcTCTACAACCTCACCAGCTAGAAGCCACTGAATCATCCACACATGCTCTTTGAAGAAGCTTTAAATGAAAGTTGGAATCCTTTCATTTTGATATACCCATCTACAAGCTTACAAGTCGTGTTTTTTATAAGTGTGTTGTTCTGCTGTGGTGTTCACAGGTCGCACTGGGAGATACACTCTGGTAGAAAAATGGCGAGACACCGAGCGTCACCTGGCCCCTCACGAGAGCCCCGTGGCCTCTCTGAACACCTGGGGCCAGTATGCTGGTGACGTCCAGCTGATCCTGCATCGCACAGGCCCCTCCCTAACTGAGCGACCCCCCTCAGAAGGACCCCCTCTTAGGGGGCCTGAACGTGGGCTGCATCGGCAGAGCCTCCCTCCCCTTGCAAAGCTTCGTCACCCCAACGATCGCTCCCTCCGCCGACGTGAGCCGCGCCGCAAGTCTCTTACATTCACCGGTGCTCCCAGAGGCCTTAGGGAGATACTGAGCGGAGGTCGAATAGGCGAGGCTGAGGCCAAAAGAAGACTGCTCCTTGGAAACAGTGGAAATCACCACCATGCAGGACCAGCCATTGGGACGGCATCGCCCGGCCTGTGGGCCTGTCGTATGGAAGATTTGGTCAGACTGGtcggtctgcagagagagactcTCAATGTGCtggagaagaagctggaggcCTATGAGGCTGAGCTCCAGGCCTGGGCTGAAGGCCGAGGGGGGCGAGGTGGAGGGTGCACCGGAGACCCAGGTGGAGGAGGGCTGATAGAGGAGATCCTTAGGCTGGAGAAGTACGTGAGGAAGAACGAGGtagagatggaggaagaagagtttTGGGCCACGGAGCTACAGATTGAGctagagagtgagagacagctGGAGGAAAGACTGCAGGAGCTACAAGGACGTCTGCAGGGCTGTGAACTGGACATTGAAGAAAAGCTGGCAATGGTACAGGTGTGCTATGTGTGGGAGATTTTTGGCATATTGATTATATATAATAGCTAATAGTTTGGGGAAAAGATACTAATAATCAGCTAAGAATCAAAGAATGCCGTGGTCTGTCCTTTTTCATCATATTTAGCTTTTACCAATGTGTCTCATGATGTTTGTACACTGTAGTAGGTGGGCTCCTTCTTCTTccatatctgtctgtctctttgtcccaTCAGGGTGTAGAGGCAGGCCTGGAAGAGGAGCGGCTGCAGAGGGAGCGGCAGGAGACCCAGTGGGTCAGTGAGGCCGAGGCTCGGGCTCAGGTCCTCAGGGTCAAAGCAGAACTGAAAGCCCAGGAGAGACAAGCTGTCCAGCTGGAGAGCAGCTGCCGAGCTGTGGACAGGTCGCTTGGACAAAGCAGCAAGAAACTGCAGGTGAGACATATGCACCAAtacttatttttcatttcctatttatttatttatagaagAGTAGTGCGGTAGTGCAGCAGGATGATGTAGTGGTCAGGGGGATCATCCATCAGTAAGAATGTATTGAAGCATCTGTGCACCTGAATCATCCCTCAGCGTGATGCTGAATCCCCGCcatgtggttgtttttgtttttttccacacatcgtctgtttacaggtcttgggAAATGCTACTACATATGTTAAAAAGGTTgaataaagccttttgtggctccagggGGAGCTGTGTGAAAACTGATGAATTGCCTTGTGATGCCGCTTGAGTCGGTGTTGGTTGGACCTGACtgaaagtttgaaaatgaaaaaaatctttggATGTGTGGACTTAGAAAGATGTGATCCCACCACCATCTTAGCTTGAGGGTACATCTAGAAGCAATAGAATATCTTAGAAATAAGCTAAGTTGTGTCTCATTTACGTCACCATATAAGAGGTGACATCAGTtaaacaaaatgtacataaatacaGTTTGATCATGTTCATGAGCTTTGATCCTGTTGGATAATAACTAACAATCTAATGTTCCCAGTGTCTGGACACCAAAATACTCCAACACAGTCTCATATGATCTGTAGATGTTTAGTCAGTTTCAAGCTCCTGATGATGCGTTCATGTTTCCTGAAGAATCACTGTGTGATGCTGTTTCATTGAAGGACATGCAGCACGAGCTGGAGCAGCTGACCAAGGAGCTGAGGCAGGTTAACCTACAGCAGTTCATCAAGCAGACCGGCACCAAGGTCACAGTGCTGCCGGCTGAACCCACCGAGGATGAGAGCACTCACAGCAGTCACGGTAAAGTGAAAATCATTTTGTTATCAACATTAAATGGTGGATTTTATCTCTCTTGGGGAATATCATTTGGAGCTAAAGATTTAACTCGCACCGCATGGTATGCTATAATCACATTTGAAGTTGATTGGCTGACCTTGTAGGTACAGTGTGTAGTCTGGGACTCAGGGGTCAGCTCGGTCGTACTGATCTGAACTGGTCTGACCTAAAACTGGAATAACAGCTCAATTATATGTCAAAGTGCATGCTGAGAGGATGAATGTTGCTCCTTAGGTGCCATTCACATGGGAGGCACATGACTCACTTTGACTGAGGTGCAGTTCGTCTTTTGAGCCTGTGCATTAGTAAAGTCATTCTGTTCCATCACAGCACTTAGTTATTTTTCTACCTGGTGTATTAACAGCCTGCTGAGACTAAATTACTCTGCTTATGCAatgtttccactgcatggtGCAGCTCAGCTCGGTTTTCCTTTGTCAAAGCTTGTTAATGGTACCTGCCACTTTTTTTGGTATCCCCTCAGTCAAGGTTAAGTTGATACTAAACGCTGAAGTGATTGGTCAGAGAATCGTCTCTAGAATCATCTCTTGTGCAACACGGAGCAACTCGAGTCGTCTTGTCGTCTGCACTCTGATGTAGGATTTCCCAAACtctcctgtttgtgttgttctttCAGCAGTCCTTTGTCTTGCTACATTCAGCATTATCTGACACAAAGTTTGTCTCCTTGCTGAGACAAAACAGCCTCCCCCTCGATATCCTCcattgttcctgtgtgtgtgttgtgttgaggGGCTACTGTCTGCAGTGGAAGACGAAATCGAGCACCTGGTACCAAACAGTTGAGCACAGCCGAGCCATATCATACAGCGGAAACACAGCTTTAGCgttccagtgtgtgtgagagagaaaatggggAGTGGGCGAGGGTAGTGGGGAGTACAGTATTAGTTTTTACCCGCTCCAGAGGCAGTTACAGTCTCCATGCCAACAGCGGCCTGGATACGGGCAGACCTGCCGTCATTTGTTTACCCtactttctctgtctgtcccttgtTCTTTCCATCATGCTGTCCTTCATCACATGCTCAGCAGTTTCTGTGATGGGCTCACTGGACCACAGCTCTGTCACCCTCTAGGAGACGAGCAGAGAGCCGATACATAAACAAAGAGAGGTGATAGTGGGAGGTCCCTCCATCAACGATCAGCTGCTTAGCAAAAACTTACACAGTAACAATGTAATTAGAGACATACAGAAATTAAAATTGACTTTCAGGAAGTTTGAGGTGAGATGAGAGCACTGTGTGAAGCCTGGAAGTGAAGAGCTGGATATCCAACTGTcaaaacagaaatcaaaatgtacaaaatttaAAAGATAAGCCTGCAAGCATGGAAATGAATATATAAATCCAAATGTCCAAGCATAAACATTCAGTTAAACCTCTACTTTCAAGCACACTTATGAATAATTTTAGTATGCCCACTGCCTTAAAAAGTGGTCTGGTCTTCCTTCGTTCACGTGAAAAATCACACTGAAAGTGTCTAAATGTACTTTGGATTTCAGGCTCAATTTGACTTTGAATGGGATCTTAACTTAAATGTCTGACCTCTCCAAAGCGCCCGAGGTGTTTCTGGTTGCAGGTCGTGCACTTCATTGCATTGCTCTCTTTATTAAACTTAATGGTAATGCATTTCACACAGGAAAAGTAATGAATTGAGCATCCATGTCCTTCTGGTAACCGTCCAGTTCATGTATGAAAAATCAGCGAGGGCTCTTGTGCTTGGCCATAAAATTCACTGCTTTGGCAGAATGTCTGCACAGCTCAGTAATGCCCCCTGGTGGTCCCATAGCAGAGGTATCCTGTAGCATAAACAGGgctctattattattattcatcatttttatctGGTAACTTACTGGAATTTGTAATCAAtttatgtaaaatgtgaaaaccaATGATACATTTCTTGTTATTTTCAGCACCACACCTTTGGAATTTACAATATATTtctaattttctttcttttatgtattttcattCTCAAATTTAGTTCCCCTGACTGGCTCCCTGAAGCGTCCCGTGTCCTCACACCCGATCTCCACTCACCTCCGGGTCCTGCACAGCCCTCTCAGTTCTGGCCTGAACCCAGAGGGGATCTATGTGTGATTGGTGGGGGGAGGGACCCAGAGCCCGTTTCACCCAAGAACACAGTGTAAGTGGATATCTTTGTACAGGATACCTCAGTAGCACATTACTATGCACTGTTGTCTCAGTCATGAAGGCACCATTGAGTGTGAAGACTCAATAGTGAAGGAGCGAAGTCGATGTTTAAACGGCAGTCACGGAGCACTTGGTGGGATGAAAGATTAGAGGCGATGGGGTGAAGAAAAAACTCACGGCAGCAGCACTGAGTGTCACAGAACATATTAAGACTTTCTAAATATCAGGCTGTTGTGGACTTCCTTTCTAAACATATCCACTTAATGTACTTCTACTCTCACTTTAGTACCTGCTGAATGATTTGTATTGTTCTCTCACTAGCATCATGATTCAAAACTATTGCCTTTTGAACAGTATTCTTGAGAATCTTGGTATGTGAATCTATGAACTGTATCTCTAAAGTCATATGTAATTTCTGCAGTGAATACGTTTTACCTGGTTCTTATATAAGTAATGAAGGATCCACTCGTGTCTATAGTAAAACTGTCTCGAATCATGTTGCAAATCAGAATTTATTCCTGTAGCTCTGATTGTCTGTCCTTGTTAAAACTATGCACAAATGGTTAATGGTTTTGTTACTGAAGAATGTTACTGTCTGTACGTACCAAAATGACGACTTACTGTAAATATGTCTTCTTACTTTTCAGCTTTATTTAGTgaattattctattttattacAAAGCTGTGCATTCACAGTGACAAAAACGGAGTGCCCTCATTCCCACAGTAATATCTGCATTATGAACCAGTGTTAATTATCCtcttaagtgttttttttgtttgtttgtttttgtaaagaTGACTACACACTATATTTTGCCAAATGTATTatgcttgtttttctgtaaGGATCAGTGGCCAAAGATAAGCAGGTCTTGTTGCATGATTGTTTTGTTAATATAGCCATAGCTGGATGTGCACAGCACCCACAGTACAGTAAATCAATTAGCCGAGTCTAAAAATGGTGGCATGTAATAATACAATGGATCGCTACagtctgtgtgagtgagtcagaggtctgtgtgtgtttgtgtgtgtgtatagagtCAGAATAGCCAAGGAATGAAGCCCATCTTAGGTTGTAGTTCAGCTGCTAATCACATCAAAGTGCCTTATATTCATTCCACAGTATGTGTATTCAAATAATGTCGAGTGAATCTTCAGTAGAGACATAGAAGCAATGATCGTAGTCACTTTAGATCAGATGTCGCTATTTTAGTGCTACATTgctgcacagagagaaatggcAACAGCGCAGCAACAAAGAGGAAACTCTAATTGTTTTAACTGTCAGTATTTTGTAGAAATGTCAATGGAAAGAACATCACTGATCGTGCTTTCCACTTTGCTACTGTATTACTGTCACCATAATACTATGTGCTGTAAAACGCATTCACATGTAACCTGATTTAATGTATTTCATCAtgcaacacatactgtatactgtagtCACCAGTTGAAATCAGTACTGTCACCCAGGAATAAATAGAAACACAGAAGGACACCCTGTAACGTTCAGCATCtgtaaacacacaacaacacactccATCACCACAGTGTGTCTCTCCTCACTTCAGTTAAAGGAGAGACCTGTTTTGGGTTTAAACTAATCTatgataatgtgtgtgtatatgtatttatacgtgtgtgtgtgtgtatactgtatatacacacacatatgcgtgtgtgtatataaacacatgcacacacacacatatattttcCCTTTAAGAAACCACTTGTGTGCATTTCCCTGGGTTGAGAGGTAGCTGTGGTCACTGTTTACAACCGTATATGTTCTAGACAACTGTAAGATGTCAACTGTACAtaacctgtttttatttttgtttttcctgccttAATATTAAACTGCAAAGTGTTGACAGATGTATGGCTGTAACCGGCTGCTGATATGACATGGATTGCATGATTCAATAAACCATCTGACAAAATTTAGATGCCTTGCAGCAGGTGCTTGTGGTAACTGTATGTAAGTATTTGCCTGTGGATGTAGATGAGAGGGAACTTGTACTGTACAATATGTGCTGTGAATGTTCTTCACGCGTTTCACCAGTAGATGGAGACCTTTACTCAAGCAATGGTAAACACATGGGCACAACATGGCTGGGAGAGAATAAAGGGAAAGGCACTTTACCTCCACAGAAGAAGGAAATTCTAAgacatgttgtcagtgtgtaaaATGCATATTCATGCATTTAATTAAGATGTTACTTACAATGCTGCTTCACTGGAGGTTAATAAGAGGATCTGGTAAAATAAAGGCAAAGATGCATTTGCTTAAACTCTCAAAGTTTCTCTCACTGGTGgatgaagacacagacagaatcTTATTCTGACCTGAACTCAGACAGAAAAGGTTTAAGAGACTTCTGGTGGAAACGGGGGCCTTTGTTTTGAACAAAGGGCTGCATGCTTCAAGGCACGATCTTAACAAAC
This sequence is a window from Chaetodon trifascialis isolate fChaTrf1 chromosome 10, fChaTrf1.hap1, whole genome shotgun sequence. Protein-coding genes within it:
- the LOC139338129 gene encoding ras association domain-containing protein 8 isoform X2 translates to MELKVWVDGVQRVVCGVTEATTCQEVVIALAQAIGRTGRYTLVEKWRDTERHLAPHESPVASLNTWGQYAGDVQLILHRTGPSLTERPPSEGPPLRGPERGLHRQSLPPLAKLRHPNDRSLRRREPRRKSLTFTGAPRGLREILSGGRIGEAEAKRRLLLGNSGNHHHAGPAIGTASPGLWACRMEDLVRLVGLQRETLNVLEKKLEAYEAELQAWAEGRGGRGGGCTGDPGGGGLIEEILRLEKYVRKNEVEMEEEEFWATELQIELESERQLEERLQELQGRLQGCELDIEEKLAMGVEAGLEEERLQRERQETQWVSEAEARAQVLRVKAELKAQERQAVQLESSCRAVDRSLGQSSKKLQDMQHELEQLTKELRQVNLQQFIKQTGTKVTVLPAEPTEDESTHSSHVPLTGSLKRPVSSHPISTHLRVLHSPLSSGLNPEGIYV
- the LOC139338129 gene encoding ras association domain-containing protein 8 isoform X1, with amino-acid sequence MELKVWVDGVQRVVCGVTEATTCQEVVIALAQAIGRTGRYTLVEKWRDTERHLAPHESPVASLNTWGQYAGDVQLILHRTGPSLTERPPSEGPPLRGPERGLHRQSLPPLAKLRHPNDRSLRRREPRRKSLTFTGAPRGLREILSGGRIGEAEAKRRLLLGNSGNHHHAGPAIGTASPGLWACRMEDLVRLVGLQRETLNVLEKKLEAYEAELQAWAEGRGGRGGGCTGDPGGGGLIEEILRLEKYVRKNEVEMEEEEFWATELQIELESERQLEERLQELQGRLQGCELDIEEKLAMVQGVEAGLEEERLQRERQETQWVSEAEARAQVLRVKAELKAQERQAVQLESSCRAVDRSLGQSSKKLQDMQHELEQLTKELRQVNLQQFIKQTGTKVTVLPAEPTEDESTHSSHVPLTGSLKRPVSSHPISTHLRVLHSPLSSGLNPEGIYV